One region of Metallosphaera sedula DSM 5348 genomic DNA includes:
- a CDS encoding pyridoxal-phosphate-dependent aminotransferase family protein — MTRKLLMHVGPVTIDYDVLVAGLRGDTGFTSQEFIDAMSFSLKYLRRLMGADETYQPFIIPGGGTSAMESVASVLRRGDKVLVVSNGVFGDRWKAIFNRYPVAVDIIKANPGEYVKPEEVEEKVSEEKYTLVAMTHVETSTGVREPIQEVTKRIRDKVDLIAVDGVSSVGAETVKAKDYQVDIYLTASQKAIGVPPGAGLLVLSERAVSRLSDESVAGYYLNLKNWIDVMRNLEEGKGSYFATLPVHLIFMLSKAFELMEKEGLENRIKRHEKVAKGIRAGIESMGLDIVAKRPEAYSNTVTGVLLKKANAGDVLREVISEGLELAPGVHPALAGKYFRIGHMGWVNPNDVITTIAVLERVLKRLGEPVNVGEGVRAVQLTYS; from the coding sequence ATGACAAGAAAACTCCTCATGCACGTAGGCCCCGTAACCATAGACTACGACGTATTGGTTGCGGGTCTTAGGGGTGACACAGGATTCACCTCGCAGGAATTCATCGATGCAATGTCGTTTTCCCTGAAGTATCTAAGAAGACTCATGGGAGCTGACGAGACCTACCAACCTTTCATAATACCAGGGGGAGGTACCTCTGCCATGGAAAGTGTGGCCTCTGTCCTGAGACGCGGAGACAAGGTCTTGGTAGTATCCAACGGCGTGTTTGGAGATAGATGGAAGGCAATTTTCAACCGCTATCCTGTGGCGGTAGACATTATCAAGGCTAACCCTGGTGAATACGTGAAGCCTGAGGAAGTTGAGGAAAAGGTTAGTGAGGAGAAGTACACTCTCGTGGCGATGACTCACGTCGAGACTAGCACCGGTGTTAGGGAACCCATACAGGAGGTCACAAAGAGGATCAGGGATAAGGTTGACCTCATCGCGGTTGACGGTGTAAGTAGCGTTGGGGCAGAGACCGTGAAGGCCAAGGATTATCAGGTGGATATCTATCTCACCGCGAGCCAGAAGGCCATTGGGGTTCCACCAGGTGCGGGTCTCCTGGTCCTCTCCGAAAGGGCAGTATCTAGGCTATCTGACGAGTCGGTTGCTGGATATTACCTTAACCTCAAGAACTGGATTGACGTTATGAGAAACCTTGAGGAAGGGAAGGGTTCATATTTCGCAACTCTTCCCGTTCACCTCATCTTTATGTTAAGCAAGGCCTTTGAACTCATGGAGAAGGAGGGACTAGAAAACAGGATTAAGAGGCACGAGAAGGTGGCCAAGGGCATTAGGGCTGGGATTGAAAGCATGGGTCTAGACATAGTGGCCAAGAGACCTGAGGCCTACAGTAATACCGTCACCGGGGTCCTTCTAAAGAAGGCCAACGCTGGAGACGTCTTGAGGGAGGTCATCTCTGAGGGGTTGGAACTTGCACCTGGGGTTCATCCCGCCCTCGCAGGAAAATACTTCAGGATTGGCCACATGGGCTGGGTTAATCCCAATGACGTAATTACGACCATAGCAGTGCTGGAAAGGGTTCTGAAGAGGTTAGGTGAACCCGTCAACGTCGGTGAGGGAGTAAGGGCGGTTCAACTCACGTATTCATAA